A stretch of DNA from Lysinibacillus sp. B2A1:
GCAATACGCAGCTTATTTAGTGGTAATAAAAAAAGAAAGAGAGTGGACAAGAAAAGGCATTTCCAGAAGGATTGATGACAAAATGTCCTGAATGCCGCCATATTCAATTAACGAAGGAATTAGAGAAAAATCATAAAGTATGTACAAAATGCAGTTATCACTTCAAAATGACTGCACAGGAACGTGTAGATTATTTCTTAGATGAAGGCTCGTTTGTTTCTATGGATGATCATTTACAAACAAGTAATCCACTGAATTTCCCAGCGTATGTGGAGAAAATTTCTGTGGATCAACAAAAAACGGGCTTAAATGAGGCTGTATTGACAGGAGTAGGCACGTTAGACGGAGAAGAAATTGTCATAGCAATTATGGATTCTCATTTCCGTATGGGCTCCATGGGCTCGGTTGTTGGAGAAAAAATTACACGTGCTGTTGAAAAGGCAACTGAATTACGTGTACCGTTTATTATCTTTACAGCTAGCGGTGGGGCGCGCATGCAGGAAGGCGTTCTATCATTAATGCAGATGGCAAAAACGAGTGTGGCATTAAAACGACATAGTGACCAAGGTTTATTGTTTATTTCGATATTGACGCACCCAACAACAGGTGGTGTTTCAGCAAGCTTTGCCTCTGTTGGAGATATTAATATAGCAGAACCTCAAGCATTAATTGGCTTTGCTGGTCGTCGTGTTATTGAAGAAACGGTTAGAGAAAAATTACCAAATGATTTCCAAACAGCGGAATTTTTACTTGAGCATGGTCAGCTTGATGCCATCTTTCCACGTAAGGATTTGCGAGATCAAGTAGCAGTACTTGTAAAAATGCATACGAAAGGCGGCGTACAGCATGTCTAAAAATTTAGCTTTTGAAGAACCAGTAATACAATTACGTGAAAAAATAAATGAATTAAAATCAATAGCTGCTGAAGCAGATGTAGATATGACAGGTGAAATTGAAAAGCTTGAAACTCGTCTGACTCAGCTGGAGCAATCCATATATGCCAATATGAAGCCATGGGATCGTGTGCAGGTAGCTAGACATCCAGAAAGACCAACGACATTACAATATATAGAAGCAATGTGTGAAAATTTTATAGAATTGCATGGGGATCGAACGTTTGGTGACGATGCCGCCATTCTTGGAGGTATTGCGCTTTTTGAAGGACAGCCGGTCACAATTATTGGACATCAACGTGGAAAATCTACGAAAGAAAATATTCGTCGTAATTTCGGTATGCCACACCCAGAAGGCTATCGAAAAGCATTACGATTAATGAAGCAGGCTGAGAAATTTAAACGCCCAATTATATGCTTTATTGATACCAAAGGTGCATATCCAGGTAAGGCAGCTGAGGAACGTGGCCAAAGTGAAGCAATTGCTAGAAATCTTATTGAGATGGCAGGCTTACAAGTACCAGTAATCAGCATTGTTATTGGTGAAGGTGGTAGCGGTGGTGCACTTGCTCTAGGGGTAGCTAATCGTGTCTTTATGTTGGAGAACTCAACTTATTCTGTTATTTCTCCTGAGGGAGCAGCATCCATCTTATGGCGTGATGGAAGCCTTGCAAAACAAGCTGCAGAGGCAATGCGTATAACAGCGCCTGATTTAAAGGAGCTAGGAGTCATTGATGGCATCATCCCAGAAATTGCAGGTGGTGCACATCGCAATGTAGCGAAACAAGCGCTTTATCTAAAAGAATGTATAAGTGACACACTGAAAGCATTGAATTCTTTAAATGGTGAACAATTAGTAGAAGATCGTTACGAGAAATTTAAGAAAATTGGTCAATATACAGAAACAGAAGTATAAAAGATAAGAAAATATTTCGTGATTTAAGTTTTAAATCAAAATTGTTAGTTGAAAAATCTGCTCGTAAAGAGATTAATTTTGTCTTTTAGTTGAAGAAAAGCTTTTATGTTATAAGAAGATAGTAGCGCAAAAATAACGCCAGACTTCTTGAAAAAATGTTAGATTTCGGATGTTTTTGAATGGAAAGAGTGTGTGAAAGCGCATTCTTTTCATTTTTTATGTAAAAGTTATGTTTTTATAGTCTTAGAACCCTTACATAGTTTGTTTTTTCATGTTAATGTGAATAATAATAGTAACTGCAGGAGGTTCGACAATGAAAAAAATTGCCGTATTAACAAGTGGTGGAGATGCGCCAGGAATGAACGCAGCTATTCGTGCAGTCGTTCGTAAGGCAGCATTTCATGGAATCGATGTTGTCGGAATTAAGCATGGCTATGAAGGCTTAGTAAAAGGTTACATGGAGAATCTTGATCTAGGTTCAGTAGGTGGCATAATTCAACGAGGTGGTACACAGTTAAATTCAGCGAGATGTCCTGAATTTAAAGAAGAAGCAGTCCAACAGCGTGGTATTGACAACTTGCGAGCAGCAGGAATTGAAGGATTAGTCGTTATTGGTGGAGATGGTTCCTACAGAGGTGCTATGGATTTAGTGAAGAAAGGCTTTCCAGTTGTTGGTGTGCCAGGAACAATTGATAATGATGTACCAGGCACAGAATATACAATAGGATTTGATACGGCACTTAATACAGTTGTAGAATCTATTGATAAAATTCGTGATACAGCGACCTCTCATGAAAACTCCTTTATAGTGGAGGTAATGGGAAGAGATGCTGGAGATATTGCTTTATGGGCAGGACTTGCAGCAGGTGCTGAAACAGTTTTAATTCCAGAAGAAGATTATAATTTAGATGATATTGTGGCACGCTTAGATCGAGGAGCAGCACGTGGCAAAAAGCATAGCATTATTATTGTTGCTGAGGGAGTCATGACAGGCAGTGATTTGGCAAAATTGTTAAAGGAAAAAACAGGAAAAGAGACACGTGTTTCTGTTCTTGGCCATATTCAGCGAGGTGGTTCTCCTACTGCACGTGATCGTGTTTTGGCAAGTCAATTCGGTGCTCATGCAGTTGAATTACTAATGGAAGGAAAGTCTGGCAGAGCGGTAGGAATCCGTAATCATCAAGTAATTGACTATGATATGCCTGAGGCTTTCGAAAAAAATCATGAGGCAGATGTAAGTTTATATACGTTAATGAAAGAACTATCAATATAATTTGGTATAAAAACGGAGTGGGCAGAAAATGAGAAAAACTAAAATCGTATGTACAATTGGTCCGGCAAGTGAGTCGCCAGAAACGTTAGAAAAACTGATTGAGGCAGGTATGAATGTTGCCCGCTTAAATTTTTCACATGGTTCGCATGAGGAGCATGAGGTACGCATTAATTTAATTCGAGAAGTTGCACAAAAATTAGGAAAGCCAGTTGGGATATTACTTGATACTAAAGGTCCTGAAATTCGTACACATAATATGCAAAACGGGGAGCTACATTTAACAGCAGGTCAAGTAATTGATATTTCAATGACTGAGATTGAGGGTACAGAGACTAGCTTCTCTGTCACATATGAACGATTGATTGAGGATGTTGAACAAAACTCCATTATTTTGCTAGATGATGGCCTCATTCAGTTACGTGTTTTAGCAACAGACATGGAAAAAGGTCTTATTCATACAATTGTTGAAAATGCTGGTGTTTTAAAAAATAAAAAAGGTGTAAATGTACCTGGCGTTTCTGTCCAGCTTCCTGGTATCACAGAGAAGGATGCACAAGATATTTTATTCGGTATTGAGCAAGATGTAGATTTTATTGCAGCTTCGTTCGTGCGTCGTGCGAAAGATGTGCTAGAAATTCGAGAGCTACTTGAACAAAATGGCGGCAGTCATATTCAAATCATCCCGAAAATAGAGAACCAAGAGGGTGTAGACAATATTGATGAAATCATCTTAGTGTCAGATGGATTAATGGTAGCTCGTGGTGATCTAGGGGTTGAAATTCCAGCTGAAGAAGTACCATTAGTACAAAAGAAATTAATTTTAAAATGTAATCAAGTAGGGAAACCAGTAATTACAGCTACACAAATGCTAGATTCAATGCAGCGTAACCCGCGTCCAACACGAGCAGAGGCAAGTGATGTAGCGAATGCTATTATTGATGGCACAGATGCAATTATGTTATCTGGAGAAACAGCGGCAGGTCTATATCCAGTGGAATCTGTACAAACAATGAATAAAATTGCACAGCGTACAGAAAATTCTTTAGACTATAAGGCAATTGTTTCTACACGTAGTAGAGAAAAAGAGGCAAATATGACGGAGGCTATATCTCAGGCTGTAGCGTATACGTCGATTAACTTAGGGGTAAAGGCAGTTTTAGCACCTACTGAAAGTGGTAATACAGCTAGAATGATTGCAAAATATCGTCCAGGAGTACCAGTTGTTGCTGTAACGGGGTCCTCAAATACAGCTCATACATTAACACTAGTTTGGGGTGTATATCCAGTTGTTTGTCAACGTGTGACAACTACAGATGAAATTTTAGAGCTAGCTGTTGATGAAAGCTTAAAGCATGGCTATGTAACACATGGTGATGCAGTAGTTATTACTGCAGGTGTACCAGTTGGTGAAGCAGGTACAACTAACTTAATGAAAGTTCACATTATTGGAGATTTACTAGCTCGTGGCCAAGGAATTGGAAAAGCTTCAGTAGTAGGAAAAACAGTTGTTGCAAAAAATGCAGCAGAGGCACTAGCCTACGATACAGATGGTTGTATTATAGTAACAGTTGGGTCCGATCGGGATATGATGCCAGCGCTTGAAAACTGCCTTGGTTTGATTACTGAGGAAGGTGGACTTACAAGCCATGCAGCTGTTGTAGGTCTAAGCCTAGGTATCCCTGTTATTGTCGGGGTAAAAGAAGCTACAACATTGATTCGTCATGGTCAAGAAATCACAATGGATGCAGAAACGGGCGTTATTTATAAAGGACATGCCAGCGTTCTTTAAGAAAGATAAAGAAGCTCTAGTGCGAACGGCAGTACTAGAGCTTTTTCTAAACATTAACTCCTTTTTATACATAAACGGTTTTCTTTTTTCATTCGTATCCCTGCTTGAATATAACTGATTGATCTCTCTGCATGTGTTTCATTTATTTTTTTTAATGAAACAAAATAGGCTATAATAACGTATAAGAGGTATAGCTTTTTTGATAGAAGGGAGAAAAATATGAGAAAAGTTTTTCTTGGTTTCATTGTCTATGCATTAGCCGAATTGGCGTTATTAATAGTAATTGGTCAAAATATTGGTGTTTTCAATACATTATTGCTCATTGTTGCAACAAGTATTATAGGTATTTATGTAGTGAAAAATAAAGGTATGAATTCTGTGCAAAACGTTAAAAATACGATAGCACGAGGAGAGGCTCCAGGCCCTGTCTTAATTGATACCGTGTTAACATTCAGCGGTGGTGTATTACTAGCTCTGCCAGGATTTTTAACGGATTTGATTGGTTTGTTACTACTCATGCCTTTTTCTCGTAAAATGTTCCAACCAATTTTTTATTATTGGATGCGTAAAAAAATGAAAAAAGGGAACTTTATTATCGTTCAAAAATAGCATTTTCCTTTAACTTAACTGCTAAAAATAAAAAAAATGGGCTCAGTAAAATACCATAAAAACCAAATAATAAAATGGAGGCAGCACTGATAAAAAAGGTGTGGAAGGTACGTAATTGGAGCGTATTTGACCAAAGCATAGATTCAGCTAGCTGCCTTGTTAATTGGACGAATAAATATAATACTAAAATTGCGACACATAAAAAGGTATTGCCAGTGAAGTAAAAATATATGCTCATGGGTACAAGAAATACACCAATGCCAAAGAACGGAAGTACATCTGCGAAGGCTACTATAAAAGCTTTGATGATAGCTTGTTCAAATTGAAGCAGCATAAATCCTGCACATAGTATGAGCAATGTGATTGTGAAAAGCTGAAATTCCACGAAAAGAAAATAATGAAACAACTGCATTACTTTAGAAAAATGTGACTGCCACTCATTGCGATATTTTTTTGGCGCATATTGGAAAAACCAATAACGGGATTTCCGAGTTTCCAATAGGGCGAAATAGTATGCAACAAGGAATATAAATACTTCAATAACATGCTTCATAATTAATTGAACAATATTCGCTATATAAACTAAAATCGAATCAAAAATAGACAACGATTTTTCCTTTAAAACTTGGATAAACATGGATTCATATTCATCAAAAAGTGGGAAATTTTGTAGTGTATCTCGGATCTCAGGAAAGATATGAATTACGCTGTTGATGGATATAATAGCGAGAAAAAAGATACAAGAAAGTATCAAAATTTCCACAATAATTGCTGCAAGCCAATAGGCGATCCTACAATAGGTATGAAGAAATTTTATGATAGGATACGTTGAAAAAGACAAAAAAATCGCAAGTGATACAGGTAATACGAACCAAAGTATTGCTAAATAGAATATAAAAAATAAAATACTCGTAGTTCTTTCGTATGAAAAATGCTTAATATTCCTCATTTTTACAAATTCACCCCATTTCAAAAGTTAAATTAATGTCAAAATATACAAAAAAACCTCTTTAGAGCACATATATAATCGCTCGGGCGCCTTTTTCTTTATTTGGCGGATTTTCATTCACAAAGCTGTCAAAAATGATTATAATAGCAATGTAAGCGATTTACTTAATGGTTCATATGAGCAAAAAACGTAAATGTGACATACAAAATACATTTACAACCAAAAAAATAAGTATGAGGGAGCGATAATTATTATGTCAGCAACTAAAGGTTTGGAAGGTATCGTAGCAGCGGAATCTAAAATCAGTTCAATTATCGATGACACACTTACATATGTTGGTTACAACATTGATGATTTAGCAGAGAACGCGTCGTTTGAAGAAGTAGTTTATTTATTATGGCACACTCGTTTACCGAAAGAGGACGAGCTAGCTGAATTAAAACAACAATTAGCAGACAACATGACAATTCCGCAAGCAATTGTAGAGCAATTCAAAACATACCCACTTTCAACTGTACATCCAATGGCTGCACTACGTACTGCAGTATCTTTACTTGGTGTATTCGATGAAGAGGCAGATGTTATGGATCCAGAAGCTAACTACCGCAAAGCTATCCGTTTACAAGCTAAAATTGCTACAGTAGTTACTGCATTTGCACGTGTTCGTAAAGGTTTAGAGCCAGTTGCGCCAAAACCAGAATTAGGATATGCAGCAAACTTCTTATACATGCTTAAAGGTGAAGAACCAGCAGCAATCGAAGTTGAAGCATTTGACAAAGCATTAGTATTACATGCTGACCATGAATTAAATGCATCTACATTCACAGCACGTGTATGTGTAGCTACATTATCGGATGTATATTCTGGTGTAACAGCAGCTATTGGAGCATTAAAAGGACCACTTCATGGTGGTGCAAATGAGCAAGTTATGAAAATGTTAACTGAAATTGGCTCACTTGAAAAAGTTGAATCTTACATTCAAAATAAATTAGACAACAAAGAAAAAATCATGGGCTTCGGTCACCGTGTATACCGTAAAGGTGACCCACGTGCACCACACTTACGTGTAATGTCACAAAAATTAACTGAACTAACTGGTAAACCAGAGTTATATGAAATGTCAGTTAAAATCCATGACATGATCGTAGAACAAAAGAAATTACCTGCAAACGTAGACTTCTTCTCTGCGTCAGTGTATGATTCTTTAGGTATTGATCATGACCTATTCACACCAATTTTCGCAGTATCACGTACTTCTGGTTGGGTAGCTCATATTTTAGAGCAATATGCTAACAACCGCCTGATCCGTCCACGTGCAGAGTATGTTGGACCAGGCATGCAAAAATATGTTCCAATCAGCGAGCGCTAATTTGGAAAATATGCTAGAATATTTGGGACTGTGTTACTGATAACACAGTCCTATGATTATGAATTTAGGAGGCAACAGCAATGTCAAACAAAATTGTAGTTGAAAATGGCGTACTTAATGTACCAAACAATCCAGTGATTCCTTTCATCGAAGGTGATGGAATTGGTCCAGATATTTGGGCTGCAGCATCACGTGTAATCGACGCAGCAGTAGAAAAAGCTTACAACGGTGAAAAGAAAATCGAATGGTTAGAAGTTTTAGCTGGTGAAAAAGCATTCAACCAAACTGGTGAATGGTTACCACAAGAAACTTTAGACAAAATTAACGAATACTTAATCGCAATTAAAGGTCCTCTTACTACGCCAATCGGTGGTGGTATCCGCTCTCTAAACGTAGCATTACGTCAACAGCTTGACCTATATGTGTGCTTACGTCCAGTACGTCACTTTGACGGAGTACCTTCTCCAGTTAAACGCCCAGAAGACGTTGATATGGTTATCTTCCGCGAAAACACAGAAGACATCTACGCTGGTATCGAATTCGAATCTGGTTCTGAACAAGCTCAAAAAATCATCAACTTCTTACAATCTGAATTTGGTGTAAAACAAATTCGTTTCCCAGAAACTTCAGGTATCGGTGTGAAGCCAGTATCTAAAGAAGGTACTGAGCGTTTAGTGCGTTCTGCTATCGAATATGCAATTAAACATAACCGTCCGTCTGTGACATTAGTTCATAAAGGAAACATCATGAAATTCACTGAAGGTGGTTTCAAAAAATGGGGTTATGAATTAGCTGAAACTGAATTTGCTGATCAAACATTCACATGGAACCAATATGACGCTATCAAAGCTGAACAAGGTGAAGAAGCAGCAAACAAAGCTCAAGCTGACGCTTTAGCTTCTGGTAAAATCTTAGTAAAAGATTCTATCGCTGATATCTTCTTACAACAAATTTTAACTCGTCCAAAAGAGTTTGATGTAGTAGCTACAATGAACTTAAATGGTGACTATATTTCTGATGCATTAGCTGCACAAGTTGGTGGTATCGGTATCGCTCCAGGTGCGAACATTAACTATGTAACTGGACATGCGATCTTCGAAGCTACTCACGGTACAGCTCCAAAATATGCTGGTTTAGATAAAGTAAACCCATCTTCAGTATTGCTTTCAGGTGTATTAATGCTTGAACACTTAGGATGGCAAGAAGCAGCTGACATGATCAATACATCTGTAGAGAAAACAATCTCTTCTAAAGTTGTAACTTACGACTTCGCTCGTTTAATGGACAGCGCTACAGAAGTGAAATGTTCTGAGTTCGCAGATGAGTTAATCAAAAACCTATAATTCCTATTGTAATATAGAAATTAAAGGTAAAGCGGATGCTTTATTCTGTCGATATAATTAGGGTAAAATGTATTTAGTTTAACTTCTTTCAGCAAAACTGAAAGAAGTTAAAGCCTCTGGCAGCTGTCACGAAATCGGAAAGGATTTCTTTGTGCAAGCACAAAGCCGATTCCGGACGCAATTATGCCGAGGCATAATTGATTAAAGCATTATGATGAACTTGATTAATCGAGGGAGGAGATATATTCTCCTCCCTTTTTTAAATATATAACCTAATTTTAAAGGAGCGTATTCAAATGTCTCTGAAACGTAAAAAAATCTCAGTAATCGGTAGTGGTTTTACAGGTGCTACAGCAGCATTTTTAGCAGCTCAGAAAGAACTTGGCGACGTCGTATTAGTAGATATTCCACAAGCAGAAAACCCAACAAAAGGTAAAGCTCTGGATATGTGGGAAGCGGCACCAGTGCAAGGTTATGATTCATATGTGAAGGGTACTTCTAACTATGCAGATATAGCAGACTCTGATGTAGTCCTTATCACTGCTGGTGTTGCTCGTAAACCAGGGATGAGTCGTGATGATCTTGTTCAAATTAATCAAGGTGTAATGAAGGCTGTTTCTAAAGAAATTTCTGCACATTCACCAAATGCAACGATTATCGTACTCACAAACCCAGTAGATGCTATGACTTACACAGTTTACAAAGAAACTGGTTTCCCAAAAAATCGTGTTATTGGTCAATCCGGCGTACTTGATACAGCTCGCTTCTGTGCGTTTGTTGCAGAAGAACTTAATATCTCAGTTAAAGACATTACTGGCTTTGTTTTAGGTGGTCACGGTGATACAATGGTACCACTTACTCGCTATTCATTTGCTGGTGGAATTCCATTAGAAACATTAATACCTGCTGATCGTCTTGAAGAGATTGTTAATCGTACTCGTAATGGTGGTGCAGAAATCGTTAATTTGCTTGGTAATGGCTCAGCATACTATGCTCCAGCAGCCGCACTTGTTGAAATGGCTGAAGCAATTATTAAGGATCAAAAACGTATCTTACCATCTATTGCATATTTAGAAGGTGAATATGGCTATAATGATTTGTATTTAGGTGTTCCAACTTTACTTGGTGCAAATGGCATCGAAAAAATCTTTGAGCTTGACTTAACAGACAAAGAAAAAGCAGCTTTAGATAATTCGGCAGAAGCAGTCCGCAATGTTATGAAAATTTTAGCTTAATAAAAAGCTTATGAAATCGAGTGGGAATCATTCCTACTCGATTTTTTGTTTAGTAATAGTTCTATTAAAGCATAAATGACAGATATCTTTTTAAACCATATTTTTTCAAATTAACTGTACTAATGCATCGTATGCATATCAATAAAATGGTTATTCTGCTTTTCGTTGTACTTTTAGAATAAAATTGATACTATGAAGGTAGTATGATAGAAAAGGGGTTGGCGTATCTTTGCTTCAAAAAAACAGTAAGCTTGGTCTCACAATAGATGAAATTACAGTTGGTGAGAAGATTCATATTACTGAAAAAATAGAGGATAAGGATTTACTGCTTTATTTAGGTCTTACGAATGATAGTAATCCGCTTTATATTCAACATGATTATGCTGCGATGACACCTTTTCAAAAGCCAATCGTACCAACAATTATGTTAAATGGTATCATTACGTCAGCTGTGTCGAAGTACATTCCTGGA
This window harbors:
- a CDS encoding acetyl-CoA carboxylase carboxyl transferase subunit beta, producing MTKCPECRHIQLTKELEKNHKVCTKCSYHFKMTAQERVDYFLDEGSFVSMDDHLQTSNPLNFPAYVEKISVDQQKTGLNEAVLTGVGTLDGEEIVIAIMDSHFRMGSMGSVVGEKITRAVEKATELRVPFIIFTASGGARMQEGVLSLMQMAKTSVALKRHSDQGLLFISILTHPTTGGVSASFASVGDINIAEPQALIGFAGRRVIEETVREKLPNDFQTAEFLLEHGQLDAIFPRKDLRDQVAVLVKMHTKGGVQHV
- a CDS encoding acetyl-CoA carboxylase carboxyl transferase subunit alpha (catalyzes the carboxylation of acetyl-CoA to malonyl-CoA; forms a tetramer composed of two alpha (AccA) and two beta (AccD) subunits; one of the two catalytic subunits that can form the acetyl CoA carboxylase enzyme together with a carrier protein), whose protein sequence is MSKNLAFEEPVIQLREKINELKSIAAEADVDMTGEIEKLETRLTQLEQSIYANMKPWDRVQVARHPERPTTLQYIEAMCENFIELHGDRTFGDDAAILGGIALFEGQPVTIIGHQRGKSTKENIRRNFGMPHPEGYRKALRLMKQAEKFKRPIICFIDTKGAYPGKAAEERGQSEAIARNLIEMAGLQVPVISIVIGEGGSGGALALGVANRVFMLENSTYSVISPEGAASILWRDGSLAKQAAEAMRITAPDLKELGVIDGIIPEIAGGAHRNVAKQALYLKECISDTLKALNSLNGEQLVEDRYEKFKKIGQYTETEV
- the pfkA gene encoding 6-phosphofructokinase produces the protein MKKIAVLTSGGDAPGMNAAIRAVVRKAAFHGIDVVGIKHGYEGLVKGYMENLDLGSVGGIIQRGGTQLNSARCPEFKEEAVQQRGIDNLRAAGIEGLVVIGGDGSYRGAMDLVKKGFPVVGVPGTIDNDVPGTEYTIGFDTALNTVVESIDKIRDTATSHENSFIVEVMGRDAGDIALWAGLAAGAETVLIPEEDYNLDDIVARLDRGAARGKKHSIIIVAEGVMTGSDLAKLLKEKTGKETRVSVLGHIQRGGSPTARDRVLASQFGAHAVELLMEGKSGRAVGIRNHQVIDYDMPEAFEKNHEADVSLYTLMKELSI
- the pyk gene encoding pyruvate kinase, with amino-acid sequence MRKTKIVCTIGPASESPETLEKLIEAGMNVARLNFSHGSHEEHEVRINLIREVAQKLGKPVGILLDTKGPEIRTHNMQNGELHLTAGQVIDISMTEIEGTETSFSVTYERLIEDVEQNSIILLDDGLIQLRVLATDMEKGLIHTIVENAGVLKNKKGVNVPGVSVQLPGITEKDAQDILFGIEQDVDFIAASFVRRAKDVLEIRELLEQNGGSHIQIIPKIENQEGVDNIDEIILVSDGLMVARGDLGVEIPAEEVPLVQKKLILKCNQVGKPVITATQMLDSMQRNPRPTRAEASDVANAIIDGTDAIMLSGETAAGLYPVESVQTMNKIAQRTENSLDYKAIVSTRSREKEANMTEAISQAVAYTSINLGVKAVLAPTESGNTARMIAKYRPGVPVVAVTGSSNTAHTLTLVWGVYPVVCQRVTTTDEILELAVDESLKHGYVTHGDAVVITAGVPVGEAGTTNLMKVHIIGDLLARGQGIGKASVVGKTVVAKNAAEALAYDTDGCIIVTVGSDRDMMPALENCLGLITEEGGLTSHAAVVGLSLGIPVIVGVKEATTLIRHGQEITMDAETGVIYKGHASVL
- a CDS encoding exlusion protein FxsA; protein product: MRKVFLGFIVYALAELALLIVIGQNIGVFNTLLLIVATSIIGIYVVKNKGMNSVQNVKNTIARGEAPGPVLIDTVLTFSGGVLLALPGFLTDLIGLLLLMPFSRKMFQPIFYYWMRKKMKKGNFIIVQK
- a CDS encoding citrate synthase (catalyzes the formation of citrate from acetyl-CoA and oxaloacetate) encodes the protein MSATKGLEGIVAAESKISSIIDDTLTYVGYNIDDLAENASFEEVVYLLWHTRLPKEDELAELKQQLADNMTIPQAIVEQFKTYPLSTVHPMAALRTAVSLLGVFDEEADVMDPEANYRKAIRLQAKIATVVTAFARVRKGLEPVAPKPELGYAANFLYMLKGEEPAAIEVEAFDKALVLHADHELNASTFTARVCVATLSDVYSGVTAAIGALKGPLHGGANEQVMKMLTEIGSLEKVESYIQNKLDNKEKIMGFGHRVYRKGDPRAPHLRVMSQKLTELTGKPELYEMSVKIHDMIVEQKKLPANVDFFSASVYDSLGIDHDLFTPIFAVSRTSGWVAHILEQYANNRLIRPRAEYVGPGMQKYVPISER
- a CDS encoding NADP-dependent isocitrate dehydrogenase (Converts isocitrate to alpha ketoglutarate), with the translated sequence MSNKIVVENGVLNVPNNPVIPFIEGDGIGPDIWAAASRVIDAAVEKAYNGEKKIEWLEVLAGEKAFNQTGEWLPQETLDKINEYLIAIKGPLTTPIGGGIRSLNVALRQQLDLYVCLRPVRHFDGVPSPVKRPEDVDMVIFRENTEDIYAGIEFESGSEQAQKIINFLQSEFGVKQIRFPETSGIGVKPVSKEGTERLVRSAIEYAIKHNRPSVTLVHKGNIMKFTEGGFKKWGYELAETEFADQTFTWNQYDAIKAEQGEEAANKAQADALASGKILVKDSIADIFLQQILTRPKEFDVVATMNLNGDYISDALAAQVGGIGIAPGANINYVTGHAIFEATHGTAPKYAGLDKVNPSSVLLSGVLMLEHLGWQEAADMINTSVEKTISSKVVTYDFARLMDSATEVKCSEFADELIKNL
- the mdh gene encoding malate dehydrogenase, with translation MSLKRKKISVIGSGFTGATAAFLAAQKELGDVVLVDIPQAENPTKGKALDMWEAAPVQGYDSYVKGTSNYADIADSDVVLITAGVARKPGMSRDDLVQINQGVMKAVSKEISAHSPNATIIVLTNPVDAMTYTVYKETGFPKNRVIGQSGVLDTARFCAFVAEELNISVKDITGFVLGGHGDTMVPLTRYSFAGGIPLETLIPADRLEEIVNRTRNGGAEIVNLLGNGSAYYAPAAALVEMAEAIIKDQKRILPSIAYLEGEYGYNDLYLGVPTLLGANGIEKIFELDLTDKEKAALDNSAEAVRNVMKILA
- a CDS encoding enoyl-CoA hydratase gives rise to the protein MLQKNSKLGLTIDEITVGEKIHITEKIEDKDLLLYLGLTNDSNPLYIQHDYAAMTPFQKPIVPTIMLNGIITSAVSKYIPGPGARIIEQHLKYLGPLYHYELFDTLLEVTEINKFQNIITVSIHSYNEQKQLVIEGTLLVTPPLAL